The sequence below is a genomic window from Alligator mississippiensis isolate rAllMis1 chromosome 16, rAllMis1, whole genome shotgun sequence.
TTACGAGCCTTAGTGCTGTTAATACTAATAAAACGCTTTAGAACTGTTAGTTGGAAGGTGCTGTGGAAGTGCACGTGACCAGTTTTAATGCAAGACTTGCTGACCTTAGCTCTGAGTTACAGAAGTTCCCCAGAGAGTCTCTGGCAGAGCCTGAAGCATTACCCAGCTGTCTTGACTCCCAGAGATATGCTTTCACTCCAAGATCATCCTTCTTTTCAGTAATCAGCAAAGAGCTTTGGTTTTGTTCCATGCCGAAACAATTGGTTACGTCTCTTTGCTCCTTGTTATGCTTCTTGAAGGGCCCCTCTCACCCTTTGGTGTTAGTTTCGGTATTGTGCTGTTCATTatctatttttctgtgataaGGAACTAATGAAGGTTCCAGGTTTTTTTATGGCTAAAGCAAATTATTTGGTTCTCTTACCAATCCAGCCTTTAACAGAGAGGGAGCTAGGTGTCAGACCATTTTTGGAGAGAGAGGATGTTTTAAAATGATTGAATATGCAAAATGGGGGCTTTTCAAAGACTACTTCAACTGTAAACTTTCTTGTAACAGTTTATGGCTCAGTTCCATGAGAAGATCTACCAGATGCTGAAGAACTTGTTGCAGTTGTCTCCAGAAACAAAACACAGGATTCTCTCCTGGCTTGGAAACTGCCTCCATGCTAATGCCGGCCGTACAAAAATCTGGGCTAACCAGATGCCAGAGATCTTCTTCCAGATGTATGCCTCGGATGCCTTCTTTCTGAATCTGGGTGCTGCCCTGCTAAAGTTGTGCCAGCCATTCTGCAAACCCAAATCTCCCAAGCTTCTTACCTTTAATCCTACCTACTGTGCCCTGAAGGAGCTGAATGAAGAGGAAAGGAGGAGTAAGAATGTGCATATGAAAGGTATGCAGGAAGTCTGGGGGAGCCAATACCATTCCAAGCACGTCCACTTGGGCTCCTGCGCCCTCTGCCCTAACGCTACACCTCGGCTCACTCAAAGGAGGAGCAAGAGATTCAGTGAGCAGTGGGACAGGAGaaaaggagaagctgagggaagtTCGTGTTGCTCAGTATTTCCTGGGAGCCATTAAACGTTTTTCAATGGTGTCGAGTCTCCCTTTCTAGACCAAGTGGCGTTTGGCCTAATTCACTGTTGCTTTTAACTTCCTTTTAGGTTTGGAAAAAGAAACCTGTTTCATCCCAGCAGTGACAGAGCAGGAACCAGAGTTTGCCCACAGCTACAATCTGGTGACAGAGAATCTAGTCCTGACACAGTACACCCTCCACCTAGGATTTCACAGGTAGTTCCTCTGTGAGCTTGGGGAGTCCAGTTCAAAGTCATTGTGAAGAGTTGACATGAGATAAGGGGTCAGACAGACCTTTGTCTCTTCAGACACATGGCAGATAGGTTTCTCCAGCGTGCAGAAGGCTGAGGTAATGTCCGGCATTCCCAAGTGAGAGAGAAGCTAAAATAATAATGGAGGGGTTGCATCCAGTGCCATTCCACCTCCACTTATTATGTTAGAAAAAAGTTCAGTAACCATCCCTCAGTATCTGAGTGGTCCAGCACTGTTCATTATGTCTGTCTGACTCCGCTTGTGACACTGGAGCTCTAGGCTGCAGATGAAATTTCAGCAAGGGCATTATTTCATTTGTGCACACAATGAAAGCCAACAGTCCCATGAACCAAACATTTCCTGGAGCCTGCTGAATAGCTGGACTTCTGGGTCAGCTTTGATCATTCAGCTGCTGATCTTTTCTGAAAGAGAACAGCTCTgtgtcctcctcctgccctgggctgacGAATGCTGCTCTGTGACTGGATACATGCACTGTAAAATGTCTGAACTGTCACAGTTAgtggattttattttttgcagaatGAAAAGGCAGCCGGCTGCTTTTCTCAGGAAGTCATCTGCTGGACATTAAAGCATGACATTCCCTTGCCTCCCACTGCAAAACGGTTGCCTGGATACTGTGAGGTCACCACTGATCCAGGCATAGTCACCTTCTGCTTGGTTTATTATCTAAATATAGAAATTGATGAAAAAGTTATGCAAGTGCCTTGTTGCTGGGAAACTGGAAATGTCACTTAACAGACACTTCCATGTTGCATGCAGAACCACTGGCCTGGGTAATCTAACAGGATTTAGATAAGCCAGCCCTCTATACTACTGTGCTTTGTGCATCCTAAGCAGTTAGTGGTTGGGGGCGGTGGGGGGAGAGTCACCTGATTTCTCATTTTGCACAATTTTGTGAAAGATTCTTCATCTAGCTTTGCTCCCTTCCCAGTACCTCACTGCAGTATTCTCATAAGGTTTCATTCTGCTGACTGTTGAAGGGATTattcatggtggggagggaggacggTGTGGGCTCAGATAACATTCAGTCACAGCCTCCCTTCTGCTTATTCTGTGTCTTGCTTTTCTCTGCCCTCTCAGCTGCTTCTGTCAGCTGCACAAATCCAGCGTTTATGAGCAGGATGGAAGTGGATGCTAATATCTGAATTGTGTGGGCAGTCTGCACTAAGCCTGTTTTCAGCCCCTCTGATGTGCTTGTCTCCTTCTTCAATGGGCAGGTTGCATGACCAGATGGTAAAGATAAACCAAAGCCTTCACCGCCTGCAGCTGGCCTGGCGAGAGGCTCAGCAAAgttccagccctgcagctgacagtCTCCGGGAGCAGTTTGAACGTCTGATGACCATCTATCTCTCTACCAAAACAGCTATGACAGAGCCACAGATGCTGCAGAACTGCCTGAATTTGCAGGTGTCCATGGCAGTTCTCTTGGTCCAGCTGGCTGTAGGAAACCAAGGGACTGAGCCAGTAGACCTGACATTCCCATTGCTGGGGGTGGAACGCAGTGCATTGGCTTATGTACCAGGTAAATGTGTTGCTCAGGATCAGTGCTTCTGTTAAGGTGGGCGTATCTTTGAAGGGACAAGGCCGTATGCACTCAAGATCAGTTTCTCATCCTAAAATAAATTTTAGCTTTatcctttatattgtataattattgcAGATTTATGTGCTGTTCCCTAAAGGGTTGCAAAGCACCTGCACTTCATACAGCCAGAGCGGTAGAATCTATGCAAAAATAGTATGAAGTAGACTGCAAAAGCATAACCATGCGAGAGAGAGCATAAGTTTTTGACTCTCAACATAACAGATGAGCTAAGCAGAGTTTGGACCAGATGAGCGCTGACATAGGAATGGGTCAAGGAAATCCTTTGTGTCCTTGGGTGTTGGTGATTCAGTAGGGGCATTTTTCTGTGTCCCTGCTGAACCAATACCCCAGTTGGATAGGGGCTGCTGTACCCCCTAAAGAACTGCCTGTCAGGTGACCCAATCTTGATATCATGTGGTGTTTGAAAATCTCAGCGCAAAGCCTTACCAAATTCCAGCTTGGGTGGTTACGCTGCCTGTCTACAGTTTCTTTTGGTTTGGATGTGAATTCTACTTTACTTTTGTTAAGGTGCTTGGTGATATTATACACTGTTAGACAGTTGCCATATTTTACCCCACAGGTGATATTTTACCCCACAGGTGATTTTGTTTCTGTGACAAGGTGCAGTGAATCCAGTTTAGGGTAAATTAAATTAGTGTAAGGATCCTTCAGGGTTGTACTTCTATATAAATGCAAGCTGTTAGGTCTAAGAATAGGATGTGCTAGAGGCAATGCTGGCACTAGCATTAAACAGTCATGTTACTTTTAATCACCATTTGAAGCACTTGGGAGTAATCTTACAGGGAAGGATAAAAAACAAGAACTGGAGAAACTTCCCGAGAAGGGCTAATTTGCATGGCTTCTTTTGACAGAATTCTTTGCTGATAATTTGGGTGACTTCTTCATCTTCTTGCGGCGTTTTGCTGATGACATTTTGGAGACTTCTGCTGATTCCCTGGAACATGTCCTTCACTTTGTTACAGTTTTCATGGGTGATGTAGAGAGGTAAATACGATTCCAGCCTTCTGCACATATCTCTAAAGCATTTAGAgatgttttgctttgtttgtttctcTATCAGAGGTGTCTTGAGGTTTGATTTAAACATTAATGACTCCACTGATCCAGCTGGGGTAGCCAAGAATTCCACCCACAGGAGGCATAATAAGCAACGGACTTTGCCCCAGAGGACACAGACTTCATGCAATGCACAAACAGGAATTCTGTACCTAGTTCCTTGTTAAGGCCAAATtatggaggggggggaggaaatcagtAAGATCTGGATGTTAATGCTTTTGAGTAACAATGGAATGCCTTAAAATTGCATTTCCAATAAATGTTGTTCAGTGGTCTATTTTGTAGCCCCCCTGCAGAAGGAAGTTGAAATGCCTTCTTAAAAATTAACCGTTACCACCATGTTTTAATAGCTGTGATAAAAGAGAGAGGAATTTTCATGGGATTTCCTGTTGCAAGGAAGAGTGGTGGGGAATGAAGGAGGAGAGCCTGCCTGGTCACCACTGCAGAAACAGCAGTGGCCCTGTGTGGAACAGATGAGATCTGTATCTGCTTGAAAAGTGCACAAaaataatctctctctttttctaccAGCCTACTATGAAGCTTTAAGTGAGGGGTGCTGTATACGTGCAGTGGAATTTGGTTGTAGTGAGCACTGCTTCTGGTCCTTGAGCTGTGCCCCAAACGTTCCTCTTGAAAGCCCTTGTAAGGGAGTGCTGGGGAACAACaagatgggcaaatgtttttgcCCCCAACTTTGGGGCTTTGGCTTATAGGAGTCAGAAATGAGTTGTATTTGACATTTCTTTAAAAGACAAGAAGTAAGTTGGCACCTTGGTGCCATTCAGCTGCAGGTAAAGAGCGTTCTGACTCATGGGAGGGCCCTTGCAGACAGATTTTTCAGAAATAAGTACATGCAATTTCAGTTTTGAGTCAGTGGAAGCAGCAGGTACTCAACAACGAGGCTTATTGCTCAGTCTCTGCTAGGTCAGGTGCTGTAAACCAGGAGCATGAAAAACAGCAATAATGCAGTTAGCCAGTCCTGACCATGTGGGTGGGTTTTCTTTGGTCAGAGAGGCTTCTCCCTTGTCCACGTCGGGCCTATTTCTCTTTTTCAGGATGAAGAACCCTCACTTGCGAGCCAAGCTGGCCGAGGTGCTGGAAGCAGTGATGCCTCACTTAGATCAGGCACAAAACCCCCTTGTCTCCAGCGTGTTCCATCGGAAGCGAGTGTTCTGCTCTTACTATCATGCTGCCCACCTTGCTGAGGCACTTATCAAGGTCTTTGTGGATATTGAATTTACAGGTAaacagggaaggggcagaaggcTTCTTCTAACCCAGAGAAGCATCTGTAAGATGTCTCCTGGGTTTAGGAGGTGCTTTGGTCTAAAGACTGTGGTTAACACGTAAACAAAAATGCTGCTCCTTCAAATGTCTTTGTCGTGCCACACTGAAACATGTGGAACATTGGTGCTCTggtgggctgcctgtcatggtCCACCTAGGTTTGTCCACCAGTTCCTGTCTCTCCTTGCCTACTACAAGACCTATCCTGCTTCCATGGCAGTCCCCGTGGACTTCAGCAGGAGTGTGCTCGAAGCCTCAGAGCACAAGAGGAGACAGGTCGGTGGGGAAGCACCAGCACAATTCAGTCCTCAGGCCTTCCATTGTTTTTCACCCCTGCAGAGACTCTTCCCAGGCACATTTGTCTTGAGGCCCTGCTTTCTCCTGGCCCTAGGTGCTCATGCCATCTGGCTGGCCCAGGCACACCAGTTACATAAACTGGCATTACCCTTTATTGTCTTTGAGTCCCCATCATAGGAATATCGAGCTGCTCAGTAGACTCATCAGCACTGTTTGCAGTGCAACCAGTAATCCAGCTCACAGTCAAGTTAAGGAACACCTTTGCTGTGACAGGTTCAAGCTGTTGGGAGTTAGCTGTGTGCTTTAGCCCAGTGGCATGAGACGACACATTCAGTGCCTGTAATGTAGCAAGTCACTGCTGTGGAAATGGTTTCAGTGATGCAAACAGTGAAGTCCCAAGATGCTGTTATTAACTGGGATGCTTGTTTCAAGGGACAGTGGAGCAAAAACCTCTctgacaataaaacaaaacagacaaagaGAACTTATTGTGATCCTTTTAGCCTTTGCATACATGGACATGGTGCTGGCTACGCTGACTGATACCGACTCTTTATGGATTCTGTTTTTACTAGTTTTACCTCTGAAAAGCAGTTATTGGTCTCATGCCTGTTTCTGTCCAGAAAAAAGGCCCGAGAGTTAGGACAATTATCTTctctcttaattaaaaaaaaaaaaaaatgttgaagggCCTCTGATATTGCTGAATGCCATCATCTTTCCCAGACTGAGCCAAGCTGGGCCCCTGAGTGTTGCTTAGTGCAAATCGATGGTCCTAGTTGGGTAGAATTCTCTGAATTCATGTAAAGCTTCTGCACGCCAGAACCCCCAGACGTACAGTCTTGCTGCTGCATAGCAAGGAGAGCTCTGGTAACAAGGAGTCTGGCAGGAAGGGCAAGTTTATTTTTGAAAGCAGCATTCCTGTTGCCTTTTATTAGAGACGCCTGCTGTGAGAgctgtgctttgagcagggggcacgagaaagcaagcttttgagtttttTGCAACGAAACGAGCGCGTGTGTAGCTGGCCCCCAGCACAGTGTTTGTTGGGAACTTTGAACGAGGTTACATGCCTACTGCTGAGCTGAAACCTCCTTTCTTGCTTGCTCGTGTTCAGGGGATCCTCATCAGTTTGAGCAGAAGTTTAACTATCGTCGACCCATGTATCCTATCCTCAAGTACATGTGGGGGACAGATTCGTACCGGCAAAGCATAAAGGTAAGGCAAAAGACACTTTCAATAGCATGTGTCAGTGGTTCGTTTTTGTTTGTAGAATTTTGTTCTTAAAACGCAACATTAGGTCTAAGCTGTAGCAGAGCATTACCATGTCATTTTTGTGTGACTTGTAGGCTCTGGCTGACTATGCTTCAGAAAACTTGGAGGCCATGAACCCCCCCCTCTTCTTGCGCTTCCTTAACTTGCTCATGAACGATGCCATTTTCCTCTTGGATGAAGCCATACAGGTAGGTGGGGAAAgtgcactggccagggccaggaagcaGGCACAGCTTCTGTGTTTGAGTCGGCTGAGGAAGATGGTAGATACAGATCATGAGTGAAAAAAGGCTTGTCCCCATTCCTGGTGATCACTATCCGCTTCAGGTGCTCCCCAGGCAAGGGGATGGGGATCAGCTGGACTGAGACGTGCTCAGGAGAGGTGCAAGGCTGCAATGGCCAGAGGCAGAACTGTGCTGGGGCCCAGAGGCAGAACACCCAAAGCTCTTGCGGACCAGAAACGGGATAGGTTGTTTGAGGGCTGAGAGAGGGGAAGCCAAAACAAAGGAAGGTTTTTCAGGTCAGGACTAAAGTACATTGGCAAGGTTATGAGGAAGTCTTCATGCTGCTTATCTGAACAGTCCCTAGCCTGGGTGATTTCTGCAGTTTTTGATTACCAAATCTCTCCAGCCCTTTGCAAATGTTTTGCTATCCTAACAGAGGTGCTCTTGTCTCCAGACAGTCTTGTCTTTTGGGTTTACAAGGCATCAGACTCAGCTGAACCCTTCTGTCCCCAGTGTGTGATTTATTTTCTCAGAGCAGTTCTCGAAGCTGCTTGTTGCTGCTATAAAAAGGGCTCTTTGTTTGAAGAGCTGTGCGGTGCCCGTGGTAGAAGTGAGTGCCTGAGGACTCTCGGATCAGACTGGCAGCTGAACTGCAACCCGCCTGCTTCATTGCTTATGGTCCCTTCCCAGGGTTGTGTGCGGTTTAAATGACTGCTTGGTGTTTTGTTTATTAAGCTATAAGGCCACATACACGTGGAGAGAATGAGTTCCTGGCACTTTCCAAGGCAGAACAGAtggtttttggcactctgctgtGGAGTCCAATACAGCACTGAGAGTGCGACCAGATCCAGTACTGCAAAGAAATGTCCACTTGCATGCTTAACTCCAAGCCATGAATTCACTGGCTGATCTGCTTCGCCGTTTTCTCTGTCCTCCTTCACCCACCTCCCAGTTTGTCAGCCTTGTCTTCCCCTTTTTTTTCTGAGGCCCCAGCAGTTgttgatctttctctgagttggGTTGAACTAAATTTACTTTTCAGTCTGTCACTGTTACCTTGAAACCTTCAGTATCAGCTCCTGCTCCCAGTCTTACATGAGCTTTTGGTGACCTGGCAAAGGAGAAGCCCGGTCTGAAAACTAAGTTCGCATGAGTCTAGACCCAGAGCTTCAGCTGACTTCTGTAGCTAACTAGTTTCTTTCTGGGTTTTGGTTTATTTATAAAATTGGTACTGGTAACAGAGGCCAGGCTGAAGGCATCAGTGGCAGGAAATCCTGTTCATCTTTAGTCCACATAAGTGTGTTTAGTTAGGAAAATGGGACAGGTAAGGGGAGATGGAGAGCCATAGGGCACTGGAGCACGTTCCCCAGGGAGGCTGTGCTATCTCCTTCACTGGGAGTTTTCAGGAAGAGGCAGTGAGACCATTGGATGATTTAGGAaccagggattggactagatgatccacTTGTGGCCTCTCTTAACTCTGATTCATCACAGGCCTTAGCAGTTCTGGCTTTCCCCAGCTCTCCCTACCAAAGCCATCAATCAGCCTGCTCTTAAGGTAGAAAAGAAGTGTACAGATTCTGTGATTTTATTGATGTCTCTCTGCTAATGCTGCTAACAAGAGGGCCTTTTTCAGTGTTTTCTGACTTGCACTTTGCCTCTTGGGACCACCAAAAGCATGGAATAATTTCCCATCCTAGAGTGATAAAACCATTCTAAGTATTTCAAGCTTATGATGCTGACTCCTGCTTCCTTGCCACCCCCATGCTGTCTCATTGCAGTACCTGAGTAAGATAAAAATCCAGCAGATAGAGAAGGACCGTGGAGAGTGGGACAGCCTGTCCCAAGAGGCACGTCGTGAGAaggaatccagcctgcagatgttCGGTCAGCTGGCTCGCTTCCACAACATCATGTCCAATGAAACTATTGgaaccttggccttcctgacgtcCGGTAAGGACAGCAGATCCTCTTGGTGGGGCAGCTGTGCCTAGTTGAAGGGCTGCTGCGGAGGGCTTGAGTTACTTGGGAAACTGGTGTTTTCATTTATCTGTTCCCTTTTTTTCCAGAAATCAAGTCCCTGTTTGTGCATCCATTTCTTGCTGAGCGCATCATCTCCATGCTGAACTACTTCCTGCAGCACCTTGTTGGCCCTAAAATGGGAGCCCTCAAAGTCAAGGATTTCAGCGAGTTTGACTTCAAACCACAGCAGCTGGTCTCTGACATCTGCACCATCTACCTAAACCTGGGGTACGTGACagagcagccaggcagcaacAACTGTTCTGGGAAAGAAGGACCTTTGTTTGTACAGATGGGTCACACTGTTGGGGTGGCAGAGGAGAGGCTTTGTAGGGATCTGGTAAGGGGAACTGCAGACTAGCTACTGGTTTTCACCTCACTGTGGCCAGTGCAATCCAGCCAGAAATCACTTTGTGCTTTTTATAATTTGTTGTCAGTGTCCCCACTCTTCATCTGAGCAACTAAATGCTAAAGGCTTTAAGGAGAGACTGCAAGTCATGGAAGAGTCTGTATATTCATTCTAGCAGGCTTATCTCCAGGAAGTTTGGTCAGAGCACTCCTATTTTACGTGATGTGCACAGCTCCGTCCACGCTGGGAATAGGATTCCGTTAGTAACAATGCTGTGCGGACACGGTCGTGACCAGCAGAGTTCTGTCACAATTTCCCTGGCCAAGCTGCAGTCTGGCCCTGTTAGCTTATAACATGTTTCATAACAGGGCTTCAAAGACCACAGGGATAAAACTCATCCATGCTGGTCAGGGCAGCTACAACCCTTTAAGTAGCAATGGAGCTGTTGTTTGTGTCTGTAATCCAGCATGGAGAAGGgtgggaagaagctgctgctcacCGGGGAGGGTGAagtgtctcctccttccccttgccatgtgccacatgctTTGCTGAAGCAGTGCACGTGCTGTGTGGGCTGATATGCTCTGCAACCTGGCAGTCTGCCTCTTTTCACAAATGTAAGCACTCATGGTCTCTTTCTTTTTGCAAATGCGGTTCAGTGATGAAGAGAACTTCTGTGCCACGGTGCCCAAGGATGGACGCTCCTATTCGCCAACCCTTTTTGCCCAGACAGTCAGGGTCCTGAAGAAGATCAATAAGCCTGGTAACATGATAGTGGCATTCAGTAACCTGGCTGAGCGGATAAAGGTgagcaggaagggggaaaaggagaaagCCTTTGGCCCCTTTATTTCATCCAGAGGCTACTGCAGCACTCTGCTGCTGTAATGCTGTTGCTCTGGGGGTTCCTTTCACCTGTTGTACTCAGCCATACACAGAAAGAATGCTTCCTCAAAGCACAGATCTCAGTTGATACTTCCTTAGGAAAGTCCTTGAACACACCCATCAGGCTGTCTATAATACACCTATGTAACTTAAAGGAGAAAGCACAAAATTTGCTGGTAAACACCTTTCGCAGTGAAAGAGCccactgaaatgaaaatgaaacacttaTTGCCACCAATGAGAGAGGGGAAATAGATAGGCAAATCTGTCCAGGAGTATCTCAAGTGGGGCCAGGGGGGCCCTCCTTATTGCCAGTTGAAGGACTTGAATCCTAATGCATTGCATCAGGGTAACAGCTCTTCCAGGATAACTTTGTCCTTTTTCTCAAAGAAGCATGCTGGCTTGTGCATAGATATCATGTGGTTAGAGAGAGAATAGGCGTGAAACTCAATACTGTCCTCCAAAAGCTGCAATTCCCTTGCACCCATTTTTGCCAGAGACTTTTATCCTGTACAGGAAAGCTGAGCCATCTCTTCCCAGGGACAAGGTATACTCTTGCTACAGTTGTCAGGTCTGAAACCAGGAATAGGCTTACATCCTGGTGATGCAGTAACAGCTGTAGAACTGCAAATTATGAAACTATTTGACTGTGAGGGTTTGCTGAAGTCACATTGGTGTTTGTTCCTTGAGCATGCCAGAGCTGTGAGTGTTTTGTTCTGGGTTTGTTTAGAGTTCCTGTGACTTGTTAGCCATCCTGGTATCTGAGCTCTGGATGCAAACCAAAAAGGTTTGATAGAACCTCTGCATGCACGTGCACGCGCTCATTTTGCCTTATGCTGTTCAGCTGAGTGTCAGACTTCTGTAGATGAGAACAGGGAGCTGAGTCACAA
It includes:
- the UBE4A gene encoding ubiquitin conjugation factor E4 A, whose product is MTDQENNNSISSNPFAALFSSLADAKQFAAIQKQQLRQLTDETSISQDDSDNSVSESLDDCDYSVAEISRSFRSHRELCEQLNINHMIQRIFLITLDNSDPSMKSGNGIPARCVYLEEMAADLDEQDWLDMENVEQALFTRLLLQEPGNHLIYMTSASTQNLSADRDAGEKQILRYLYACFQRAKEEITKVPENLLPFAIRCRDLTVSNTRTVLLTPEIYVNQNVYEQLVDLMLEALRGADFENMTEFLEEVIEALTMDEEVRTFGEVMIPVFDILLGRIRDLDLCQILLYTYLDMLLYFTRQKDIAKVFADYIQPKDPSNGQMYQKTLLGAILSISCLLKTPGVVENHGYFLNPSRSSPQEIKVQESNIHQFMAQFHEKIYQMLKNLLQLSPETKHRILSWLGNCLHANAGRTKIWANQMPEIFFQMYASDAFFLNLGAALLKLCQPFCKPKSPKLLTFNPTYCALKELNEEERRSKNVHMKGLEKETCFIPAVTEQEPEFAHSYNLVTENLVLTQYTLHLGFHRLHDQMVKINQSLHRLQLAWREAQQSSSPAADSLREQFERLMTIYLSTKTAMTEPQMLQNCLNLQVSMAVLLVQLAVGNQGTEPVDLTFPLLGVERSALAYVPEFFADNLGDFFIFLRRFADDILETSADSLEHVLHFVTVFMGDVERMKNPHLRAKLAEVLEAVMPHLDQAQNPLVSSVFHRKRVFCSYYHAAHLAEALIKVFVDIEFTGDPHQFEQKFNYRRPMYPILKYMWGTDSYRQSIKALADYASENLEAMNPPLFLRFLNLLMNDAIFLLDEAIQYLSKIKIQQIEKDRGEWDSLSQEARREKESSLQMFGQLARFHNIMSNETIGTLAFLTSEIKSLFVHPFLAERIISMLNYFLQHLVGPKMGALKVKDFSEFDFKPQQLVSDICTIYLNLGDEENFCATVPKDGRSYSPTLFAQTVRVLKKINKPGNMIVAFSNLAERIKSLADRQQQEEETYADACDEFLDPIMSTLMSDPVVLPSSRVTVDRSTIARHLLSDQTDPFNRSPLTMDQIRPNTELKEKIQQWLAERKKQKEQLEDTL